The Fusarium musae strain F31 chromosome 10, whole genome shotgun sequence DNA window GCTGCGTACGAGGAAACGAAAAGGCTGGAACCTGGCCTTTTGGCCTTTTCTCTGGGAAGTGATGCACAGAACTCCTCTTCTGAACTGAGTAGCTCCGAAGGCTATCTCTCGAGTACCGGTTCTGGAAACATGCCACTAGAAGCAGTGTTAGACTTTGGTCTGATGGAAGATGAAACTTGGGAAGAGTTGTTGGCTGGAATTGCTACGGTAAGCGACCCTGCATTATCGCTGCATGTATGAGTAGCTGTAATTAGCAAGCAGATAGAACGCCCCTCAATGAGACTTCGTCGAGAACATTGACAAGAGAATTCTGTAAACTCCGAATTACTGCACCGTTGTCTTTCTATCCGTAATGACATATGCTGACAGGGCCAAAAACCTTGGCTGAGGATTTTCGCTTACAGGCGATTGGCCAGGGATTGCTTCAGTGGCTGACCGGAAATTCCGCTTGCGGCGAAGTCCACTGAAGCTTGGTAATAACTGCATAGACCCCGTTGCGACGAGCGGATATAAGATGCCTCAATATCTTGGTCATAAGAACTCAAAGCAAACTATTCTACTATCCCAATTTCAAGATAAAAACAATCAACAAAAGTTTATATCAAGCGTAATCATTATGCCTCCTCCCAAAGGAACTCCCAACCCTCTTGAAGGACCTGGTAAGCAAGTCCTCTTTGTGTGGTTTCATTTTGATGCATGGATTAACCTACATAAAGGTGACTATGACGTTACTTCGGTGGTACACTCCGATACCTATCCTGCCATTGACCCAAAGAACTTCAATTTTAAGGACAAGGTAGTTCTCGTCACTGGAGCATCTCGAGGCTATGGACGAGCTATGTGTGCAGCCTTTGCACGAGCTGGTACTTCGCGTATCGTGGTCGCTTCTAGGTCTGACATGTCGGCAACTGCCGAGGCTATCAAAGCTGCGGCAAAAGAAGCTGGTCACCCAGAGCCAGAAGTCCTGACCATCAAGGCGGATGTTGGTGTCCCCGAGAGTGTTGATGCCTTGGCGCAAAAGATCGACGAAGCATTCGGTTATGTTGATGTCGTGATTAACAATGCAGCATTCATGAAAATGGTGTCCATCCCTGATTCTGAGCCCGCAGACTGGTTGCAGACGCTCACCGCAAATGTCTATGGGCCGTATCTCATTGCTCGAGCCTTGGCCCCTCTGCTGGTCAAGTCGGAACTTAAAActgtcatcaacatcagtaGCGTCGGAGCTCACCTCGTATCGCCGACTCTAAGCTCATATCAGATTTCTAAGCTGGCGCTTATCAGATTGACCGAGTTTATCTCGGTCGAGTTCGCAGACAAAGGAATAGTCTCATACAGCGTTCATCCTGGAAACTCTCCTTCAGAGATGTTGGGAGGCATCGAGGGGATTCCCGAGGCATTTCGAGCAGGTCAGTCCATCAGTCTAAATCGTCAGAATCTGCTGCTAACAGTAATTAGCCTTTGTTGACACTCCTGCGCTTTGTGCAAACTCTTTGGTTTATTTGGCATCAGAAAAGCGACCTTGGCTGGCCGGTCGCTACATCAATCTCACTTGGGACCTTCCCGAACTGATGtcgaaggaagaggagattgTCAAGGGTGACAAGCTCAAAGTTCGTCTTGTGACTTAGTTAGTTGGAAGCTAGCTTGGGAAATGCACAGTCGTCAACTGCGGGCTTCATCATGCACTTAGATATTCAAAGCAAAAGTGATTGTCTGAATTGTGTGGAATAATTAT harbors:
- a CDS encoding hypothetical protein (EggNog:ENOG41) codes for the protein MPPPKGTPNPLEGPGKQVLFVWFHFDAWINLHKGDYDVTSVVHSDTYPAIDPKNFNFKDKVVLVTGASRGYGRAMCAAFARAGTSRIVVASRSDMSATAEAIKAAAKEAGHPEPEVLTIKADVGVPESVDALAQKIDEAFGYVDVVINNAAFMKMVSIPDSEPADWLQTLTANVYGPYLIARALAPLLVKSELKTVINISSVGAHLVSPTLSSYQISKLALIRLTEFISVEFADKGIVSYSVHPGNSPSEMLGGIEGIPEAFRAAFVDTPALCANSLVYLASEKRPWLAGRYINLTWDLPELMSKEEEIVKGDKLKVRLVT